TAGACTAATCCTGAGGGTTGGGTATCCCTTGTTATGTAATCCTGTCATCAGCAGCCATATGGGCAGGGGATTGAGTTATAGTAGTGGGTGTGAATTTGattttcctgtttaaaaaaaatcagtcagtTAAGCTCTGTAAGCCAATTAGAAAAATGAAGTTTATGGTTATTGTTAAGAAATGTTCTTAAAAAAGGTCACAGTTACTATCCAATGGTGGTGGTCTGTGGAGAAGTGCTCCAGGAACTGTTCTTTCCTATCCTGTCAGGTTTCTTCTTGGGGAGGATATGTGTTCCTGATAAACTTGATCCCGCTCCACGTGCTTGTGCTGATGCTCACAGGACGGTTCTCCCACCGGATCTACGTGGCCTACTGTACTGTGTACTGCCTGGGCACCATCCTCTCCATGCAGATCTCCTTTGTGGGTTTCCAGGTGAGCCCTAGACTGAGTCAGGTTTCCAGCTTCTTCCACTTTTCCTAAGCATCTCTAACTCAATTGATTTGTCTTAACTTCTGATGAAGGGAGTAAGACATTTTCAGTTCTGATCTTGGACTATTTGTCTGCTCCCAGGAGTGTGTTGATGCTTGCTTAGTGAAGTTTTGCTTACTTTGGCTtagatttgggggagggggagggatgtTTTGGTTCATTTGAGTTGATGTAAGTGATCAAAGTTATTTCCAGTAATGCTAATAGCCCTATTTAATAGCAGTGACTCATGGAATTCTTAATGAAGCCAGAGCGTACCTCCTTTAGGAAGCAAAGcaccaactttaaaaaaaattatcccatGGGGCTATTATAGCTGAGAATTATATGCTGTGTTTGATTTCTCATGTAAAACTCAGAAAAGTGGAACCCTTTGTCAGAGCTCACCGAGGTTTTCTTTACTAATCACCTACTATATGTACTTTGCTAATAACTGGGAAATGTCAAAAGAGTAAAGATACGGTCCTGGTCCTTAAGGAAGTTACAGTTTTGTTGAGGGGGGGTGCGGGGAGAAATACATGCAGTCAACTATGGTATATCATCTGTAATTTAATGATTCTGAAAATGTGGTTCCTGGATGAGCAGCATCATTGTCATCTGGGAATTTGTTAGAGATACAGTCTTGAGCCTCACCACTGATGTGCTCAATCAGAAATCCTGGGGGTGAAGCCCAGCATCCGTGTTTTAACAACTTCCCCTCCCCAACCACCAGGTGCTTGTGGTGCCCACTAGAGTTTGAGAACTGTTGGTAAAGGCAAATAATGATTAATTTGTGCTAGAAGAGATATGAATTTCTGTGGAAAATAGGGTGTGATTGGTTCCAGTGTGGCAGATTAGGAGAAGATGATATTTGCACTGGACCTTGAAGGTTGAGAATTTCAGTGAGTGGAAATTTTGGGAAATGAGGGGAAAATTGCAATTCAGACTAAGGAAATAACCTGAGCAAAAGCCAGAGATATGATAATCATAGTGCGTTGTGTGCTTCAGAGAACTACAACTATTCCTTGGAAAATGTGGCAGGTGAGTTAGGTACTCCCCTGATTCCATGGTGGCCTCAAGACTCCTTTGACTCTTTGATCTGAACTAGGTCAGGATAACACAGGCCTGAGCTGGGCCCATGTGTTTTTCTCAACCTTATTTCCTTACATATGCTTTCATCTACAGCCTGTTCTTTCATCAGAGCACATGGCAGCCTTTGGGGTCTTTGGTCTCTGCCAGATCCACGCCTTTGTGGATTACCTGCGCAGCAAGTTGAATCCACAGCAATTTGAAGTCCTTTTCCGGAGTGTCATCTCCCTGGTAGGCTTTGTCCTTCTCACCGTGGGAGCTCTCCTCATGCTGACAGGTAGGGAAGGCTCACAGCATTTAGTATTAAGTCTGAATTTGGTACAGACTTTGAAGAAACTCCCAGAAGGCTGGAATATTTCCTGACCACAGAAATATCCTTTCTCATCctcctatttctcttttcatttcaagCATACAAACTCCAACTCTTCACATTCAGTCCACTTGTCAGCCCAGTATTTGGCTTCAGCATTGTAGGGACTGTCTTGGCAGATTCTGAGTAACTGCAGTTGGTGAAAGGACCTCATCTCACTTTGATaatatttctcctcttttttttctttcctgttggtAGGATGGGAGAAACATTAATATTGCTTGCCCTACCCTCTGGTGTGGCACTCATCCAATCCCTTATGGACTAAAACCTGGCTGTTTAGTTTGATTGgcataccacattttctttctttctccacttTTGCTTCTCAGAGGCTAATTTGATTTGGTCTAAGTGCGtattgactcattcattcatagtAGCACTGGGAGACATTGTTGACTGACTTTCTAGAGTCGGGCTAGGATTGACTAGATTTCTGCCTTCTATCCTTTCTCTGAGTGTTACTTACAGACTTTATTCTGCTGGCTCTGCTGGCAAAAGTAGTCTCAAgtttgaaagaaaggaaggagtgaTGTTCTCAAAGGATTGGTGGCATTTAAACAAAAACCTTAGCTCTGAGACTCTTATTAAAATGTCAAATTATGATTAGGTAATACTGGAGTATTGGATGTTAGCTTGCTTCAGGAGCATTTGTGAAATATTTGTTGCCCCTTTGCTGACAGGAAAAATATCCCCCTGGACGGGGCGTTTCTACTCACTGCTGGATCCTTCTTATGCGAAGAACAACATCCCCATCATTGCCTCTGTGTCTGAGCATCAGCCCACAACCTGGTCCTCCTACTATTTTGACCTGCAGCTCCTCGTCTTCATGTTTCCAGGTCAGTCAGCCTTGTGTTCTGATGTGGCTTTCTTCGTAAAAATCTCCATGCGATTCAGAATACATAAACTACTCTCAtctatggtttgtttgtttttttgcccatttACCCTGTGCAGTACAAAGGATGGCTAAGCATACTTTTCTGATAGCTGAAGTAGTGTAGAAGTCAGAAGTTGAATACTTGTAGATACTGGCAAGTTCACAGCCTTAcagttttgttatattttctgttataatttcagttttttgttgtatttgtgTTATAAGTTAAAATTCAagtctaatttttgttttttatttttcattttaattttttttaatttctagagtTCTGCCCTCCTTCCGTTATTTCTCCTCTTGGCATGATTTTAGTTGGAGAATAGGCATAGCTGATTGTAGAGCCTCTTTAAGTTATCTTCTAGCCAATCCAGATATATTTTAGAATTCAGCAATGGtagtgattttttcttttacaaagtaACTGttaaagctttatttttcttattatgaaagtaatttgtatattataaaaatatagacAGGTAATAAGGGAAAAGGTAAAAATTGCAGTTCTCACCACCCATATGTagccactgttaacattttgatgtatatttatccagttatttattgaataaaataagattgtaaaatttcttttcctGATTACTTTCCTTCGTTTTAAAGAATCATCATAATTTCTCTACTGTTTAGCATTATTTTatagtaataatattttttatctaTCATTTGATTGCTTTAGGAACaaagatatataaagaaagcaAATGGCCCATAATCTTATACAACAGTATTTTAATTGATGTATTCTGTTGCATTTTATAAGTATACTATAACCAGCTTCTTGTTGTTTGGACATTTAAgttgcttctaattttttttttttattattttgctataGTAAACATCTTGGTATCTAAATCTTGgcacatatttatgattgttttttcaggataaattcctggaagtggaattgctgggttaaatGTGTGGAATCATTCAGTCATAGAATGAAGATACTTTCCCTTGTAGGTTTCTACTTACAGGGCTCAACTGCTTacttctccttccctcttttgTAGTTGGCCTTTATTATTGCTTTAGCAACCTGTCTGATGCCCGGATTTTCATCATCATGTATGGCGTGACCAGCATGTACTTTTCAGCTGTGATGGTGAGGAATGCTTCCAGTCCAAGCAAatctttccattctttacccAGAGGTGCCTTTTTTTCCTGCCTAGCAGGATTCAGAACGTACTGACCATTGTGCAGATGCTTCTCTTTAGAGCATTTGAGGGGCAGATTTCCAAAGCTACCAGCTATTGTTGGTCCTTCCAGGACTGTGTGAAGCACACATACATTCTAGTTGTGCGGTCCAACTTTCTTGGAGTCATATCCTATTAGACAGACATGTCTACTTGTTGAACGTGATTCTGTACTTTCCttggttttctgtgtgtcttaaaaagggaaaagataCTGTTTTTCTTAAGGTCTGGGAGGATTACTCAGTGTGCGATTGTTAAAAGGGAGGAAGAATTTCATATATTCCTAGtgaaacagtgtttctcaaacttttttgatcccaaatcacaattaaaaaataaattttatatcatattctggacacatataatatatacatagataGAACTAAAACAAAATTGACGATACATATACTTTTACTTCTGTAGATGTATCAAgtattttcccttctattttgttctttttcattgaaAAATCATGTTGGTTGAAAAGTCCTGAATTTATATCATGGATCTGCTAATAGGTTGAAATCTATAATTTGTAAAACATGGATTAGAATGCGATCATGCTTCCTTTGTCTTTTAGGTGCGTCTCATGTTAGTGCTGGCGCCTGTTATGTGCATTCTTTCTGGCATTGGCGTCTCCCAGGTGCTGTCCACATACATGAAGAATCTAGACATAAGTCGTCCAGACAAGAAGAACAAGAAGCAACAGGATTCTACTTACCCTATTAAGAATGAAGTGAGAATTAAGCAATGCTAAAAACAGACTTGGGAGactttgtgtgtgtatgagtgtattTTGGTGGGAGGGAGGTGAGGGAGTAGAGAGCTGTCATAAATGGTCCGAATGGACTCATTTAGCTCATGACTTATTTTGATTCCTCTCATGTGTATTGTTGACTGTCCTGTGTTGTATGAATCTAGTGTAAGTTTATCATACAATTCTTCCTTTTTTAGGTGGCAAGTGGGATGATCTTGgtcatggctttctttctcatcaCCTACACTTTTCATTCAACCTGGGTCACCAGTGAAGCCTACTCTTCTCCCTCCATTGTGCTGTCTGCCCGGGGTGGGGATGGCAGTAGGATCATTTTTGATGACTTCCGAGAAGCGTACTATTGGCTTCGTCACAATACTCCAGAGGTGAAGATAGGGGAAGGGggttgagggagggagggaaggatgagACTTTTGATGTTATAGTGCATCCTGTAGCTTTAAGATGGTTGGAAAGCTTGGACAAATTAGAACTATAGGACCTTGGTCTTGAAAGAAAGTCCTATAGCCAACCTCCATTCCATTTGGGGATTTCTTCTGTCCCTTACCGATAATCATTTAGAGTCTGCTTGCACACGTGTAGTGACAGGATGTGATTTTATCATACAGTAGATCATCCCAATTATAAAAGCTCTtattaaaaggagaagaaaagagttaCATGTAAATAATAcatgttcattttagaaaaatcagaaaatagaaaaaaagatataaatctTCCATAAACTGATTGTTTAATGAtaactactttaaaaattttagttcaTACCTTTTGAGAATCCAAAGTGAGTTGCTTCCCTTTGCAGTAGCTGTTGAGAATAGTACAGATTCTTTAGGAGTCAAAACTTGAAGAATATCAATCCTTGCCCGTCATATTCCATGATTTGAATAACtgatttttgtgatattgttaaAAGGTCATTTGTTAATCTACCTAATGACAAGTTATTTGGAAATAATGCCCCTACACCTCCCACCCCATCATGCTTGTTTGTATAAAGTGAGCTTGGATCAAAGTATTGGGAACGTTGGATTGTGTAATTTGTGCTGAGATTTCCTGTAGGATCAGGTGCCAAGATTTATCTTTCGATTAGGTATGCATTACTCTGAAGAAGCTGATTCCTTGGCCGTCTCACTTTCTCTCAAATCAAAGATACCCTTCCTCTCCTCTTGCATTTGCTTTTTGGAGGCAGTGAGAAGCCTACTACTTCTATTTCCCATTCTTCTTTCAGGATGCGAAGGTCATGTCCTGGTGGGATTATGGCTACCAGATTACAGCTATGGCGAATCGGACAATTTTAGTGGATAATAACACATGGAATAATACCCATATTTCTCGAGTCGGGCAGGTAAGGTGGAgggattctttgagtgtttgttGCACAAGGTGTACTGGGAACATTCTTCTATGAGGGGGATCAAATGTCCTGGGATTTTCCTCTGAGAAACTTGCATTTATTTCTCTAGGCAATGGCATCCACTGAAGAAAAAGCCTATGAGATCATGAGGGAGCTTGATGTAAGCTATGTGCTAGTCATTTTTGGAGGCCTTACCGGGTATTCCTCTGATGGTAATGTACCTGATTATATTTCTTGCTAGAGGGCTTGGATTCAAGAAAACTAGATGAATGTCCTGTTTTTCTGGCCTTATAACTAACGTCTTATCAAGATAATTTCTTAGTTGGGAAGTTTCTAAGTATTAGCAAAATGAAACTCATTAATCTCAgggttttgtggtttttttttttcaatcctagaaagtaaatataaattcttTGCACATAGGTAGGGCATGCTATAACTGTCTAAAGAAGTAGGAGAAGTTCCACaaccataaaacaaacaaaaaacataaagcttgtgaaaatgaatttaaaaataaacacttttttaGTGCTTaagccatacaatcatctgtgtgtgtatttatcaACAGGTATATGTTACCATGTTCCCTATGATTGTTGGCAAAAAGATATTTTAGAATAATCATCCAAATATAGTtctctgtcttaaaaaaaaaacttttaaaaattaaagtaataccTGTTTATACTCTAAGAAGTTAAATAATTCTGAATGTTTAGAATAGAAAGTGGTAGTCCCGTAACATTAACTCTAAGTCCTCTTAGAATCAGTCCCCAAAGGCAATTAGTCCTTCTGCTGTTTCTTCTAATACTTatgtttatatttctaaataatacaaGCCTCCTATTCATTGAGTGATCAGTTTAGATCCACTCTATCAAATTCTTATAATAGATGAGTAATTTAGCTTTTTATGTAACTCCCCCCATCCCTCTTTCAATCTTCTTACTCAGTGTAATTTATAACTTTTGGTTAAATCCAGATAAAAGTTTCAAAATCCTGACTATGTAAATATTGTTCTGTTGAGGCAACCAGTAAACCGTGGTTATATTTCTTACATggaataattttgttttcctgCAGTTAATAATTACCTGATATTTCCATCttaattttctttgaatatatgGCTGCTTCTTAAAGATGTAATATTTTAGACTATCTTTGGCTTCTAACGTAGACGGTCTTGACAAGTCCACTCAGATAGTACGTATAAAGTGTAAGCATAAAGTAATAAGACTGGTTTTCATGTGTGTCTTGTCCAAGCAGAGGAAGAATGATCATAGCAGGGACATGTCAGCATACACAAACTTTCACAGACAGTTGCAGCAGCACTATTTGGGTGTGTAATTATTTATAGATTTTCTCTATGATAATATTCATATATCCAAAATACTACagaaatgtgttttgtattttgtatatgtgtgcatatttgggaatatatatgtacatacatgtttgcatgtacatatatttttaatgtattaatgtACACATATATGTGGTAGAGACAGTCCCCTGAGATCTTAGAACTAACCACTGTTAATTACTCTTAGTAATCAGTCTTTTATAGCTTGCTGAGGTGAAGAGAAATATGTGTTTAATGTTGGCAGAAAAATGAGTGTCATTATTTGGAACATATAATTTTTTGTGAAATTAAGGCAATCAGCATGTGAAAGACCTGACAAAGTAACTTATCTTGAAAAGAAATAGTGCTAAGGTCAAGAGGTCTTGATTatacagatttttaaagtaaACGCATATTGAAGTGTAACACATAAAAAAATGCAGATATTATACATGCAAAGCTTGGTGAATTTTCACAAAAGCAACACACCCATGTATCCAGCACCCAGATCTATAAACAGAACATTATGAGTGTCCTAGAATTCCTCCTCCGATCACTTGCAGTATCTACTTTGGTCTCCCAAGGGTGACCACTTTTGGTTTCTaatgccatttgttttttgaCAGATCTGTTGAAgcataattgacatacaatataCTGTACATAtttaacatgtatatatatgtatatttttaaaattcagttttatagagaaatattcacataccatacagtcatccatggtgtacaatcagctgttcaccgtaccatcttatagttgtacattcatcaccccaatctatttttgaacattttccttacaccagaaagaatcagaatcagaataaaaaataaaagtcaaaaaattaaaaaaaattgaaaaacaaaaaacaaaaaacccccggatcaccctcccccccaccatcccaccctatttttcatttaggttttttgtccccattgttctattcatccatctgtacactggataaagggagtgcgatccacagggttttcacaatcacactgtcactcactgtaagttacattgttacatggttgtctttaagagtcaaggctactgggctggagtttggtagtttcaggtatttacttctagctattccaatatattaaaatctaaaaagtactatcctatatagtgcgtaagaatatccaccagaatgacctctcaactccatttgaaatctctcagccactgacgcTCCATTTCgtatcatttcacatcccccttttggtcaagaagataacATGTATGTTTTGATGAgtttgacatatgtatacactgaagttttgcctgtttttgaacattaTAAAAATGGAGTAGTACAATATGAATTCTCATTTCTGGCTTTTTTGGTTAGTAttgtgtttgtgagattcattgaTGTTGTGTGTAGTTGTAATTTGTTCATAAAGTGTATCCATTTTAGTGTTGGTGAATATTTGTGCTGTTTCCAGTTTGGTCCTATTATGAATAACCCTATTATGAAcatctttgtatatattttgttttgttttgttttacctttgTAAACTTATGTtagatttaatttctttctttcttttttataaagcagttttagtaaggtatattcacataccatacagtcatctgatACATGTGGTTTGGTGAGCATTTATACTCAGGAGGGGAATTGCTAGGTTAGAGGGAATGCATATGTTCAACTTTAATAGTTATTGCAAATAGATTCCCAagagcatacaatattttgttttctgtttctggctagtttaactcaatatgatgtctttaaggttttATCCATGCTGTAGTGTTTTAGCAGGTATCAGAACTGCTTTcgtttttacagctgagtaatattccattgtgtgtatcta
This genomic stretch from Choloepus didactylus isolate mChoDid1 chromosome 6, mChoDid1.pri, whole genome shotgun sequence harbors:
- the STT3A gene encoding dolichyl-diphosphooligosaccharide--protein glycosyltransferase subunit STT3A isoform X2; amino-acid sequence: MTKLGFLRLSYEKQDTLLKLLILSMAAVLSFSTRLFAVLRFESVIHEFDPYFNYRTTRFLAEEGFYKFHNWFDDRAWYPLGRIIGGTIYPGLMITSAAIYHVLHFFHITIDIRNVCVFLAPLFSSFTTIVTYHLTKELKDAGAGLLAAAMIAVVPGYISRSVAGSYDNEGIAIFCMLLTYYMWIKAVKTGSIYWAAKCALAYFYMVSSWGGYVFLINLIPLHVLVLMLTGRFSHRIYVAYCTVYCLGTILSMQISFVGFQPVLSSEHMAAFGVFGLCQIHAFVDYLRSKLNPQQFEVLFRSVISLVGFVLLTVGALLMLTGKISPWTGRFYSLLDPSYAKNNIPIIASVSEHQPTTWSSYYFDLQLLVFMFPVGLYYCFSNLSDARIFIIMYGVTSMYFSAVMVRLMLVLAPVMCILSGIGVSQVLSTYMKNLDISRPDKKNKKQQDSTYPIKNEVASGMILVMAFFLITYTFHSTWVTSEAYSSPSIVLSARGGDGSRIIFDDFREAYYWLRHNTPEDAKVMSWWDYGYQITAMANRTILVDNNTWNNTHISRVGQAMASTEEKAYEIMRELDVSYVLVIFGGLTGYSSDDINKFLWMVRIGGSTDTGKHIKEHDYYTPTGEFRVDREGSPVLLNCLMYKMCYYRFGQVYTEAKRPPGFDRVRNAEIGNKDFELDVLEEAYTTEHWLVRIYKVKDLDNRGLSRT
- the STT3A gene encoding dolichyl-diphosphooligosaccharide--protein glycosyltransferase subunit STT3A isoform X1 codes for the protein MVWSSALFEGHLLPHFDVKMTKLGFLRLSYEKQDTLLKLLILSMAAVLSFSTRLFAVLRFESVIHEFDPYFNYRTTRFLAEEGFYKFHNWFDDRAWYPLGRIIGGTIYPGLMITSAAIYHVLHFFHITIDIRNVCVFLAPLFSSFTTIVTYHLTKELKDAGAGLLAAAMIAVVPGYISRSVAGSYDNEGIAIFCMLLTYYMWIKAVKTGSIYWAAKCALAYFYMVSSWGGYVFLINLIPLHVLVLMLTGRFSHRIYVAYCTVYCLGTILSMQISFVGFQPVLSSEHMAAFGVFGLCQIHAFVDYLRSKLNPQQFEVLFRSVISLVGFVLLTVGALLMLTGKISPWTGRFYSLLDPSYAKNNIPIIASVSEHQPTTWSSYYFDLQLLVFMFPVGLYYCFSNLSDARIFIIMYGVTSMYFSAVMVRLMLVLAPVMCILSGIGVSQVLSTYMKNLDISRPDKKNKKQQDSTYPIKNEVASGMILVMAFFLITYTFHSTWVTSEAYSSPSIVLSARGGDGSRIIFDDFREAYYWLRHNTPEDAKVMSWWDYGYQITAMANRTILVDNNTWNNTHISRVGQAMASTEEKAYEIMRELDVSYVLVIFGGLTGYSSDDINKFLWMVRIGGSTDTGKHIKEHDYYTPTGEFRVDREGSPVLLNCLMYKMCYYRFGQVYTEAKRPPGFDRVRNAEIGNKDFELDVLEEAYTTEHWLVRIYKVKDLDNRGLSRT